GGTTTTGCGTTGGGCTGTCCGCAATGTATGGAAGTCAATACAATGTCTTATCCAGGATAGCTTtgcaaatgtatgtgtgtgtgtgtgtgtgtgtgtgtgtgtgttttgtgtgtgtgtgtgtgtgtgtgtgtgtgtgtgtgtgtgtgtgtatgtgtgtgtgtgtgtgtgtgtgtccaagacaaatatacaaaaaaaacatctttattgCTTATGTAATGTTGGGAGAATTTTAGCCTTTAAAAACCTAAACCTCATATCTGACAGATATATGCGAATGTTTTATTGCTGTTATtcagttgttgttattgttgttgttgtcacgtCATAATGGTTTATTTTCTGGCAGCCTTCGTGTCCTAGCACGACGGAGATCATGGCGTGCCCTCTGAACCTCGCTCCTGTGTGTGGCAGCGATGGAATCACTTATGCAAACGAGTGTACCCTGTGTGTCCAGAGACAGTGAGTACAACCCACAGCTGCTTCTCTCCCATGCCATTTCCACAACACCCATCTGCTCTCTATGGAGGGGGGGAAAATGCTCCAGTCGCCATCTGGCGGTGAATTCATTTATAGACACGAAGGTCAACCATGACCACAACACATCGCTGGAAGATTTCCAATGTAGCCTGTTTTTCATGATTCTGTTCATGGGGGAGGAGCTAAAGgtcattaatgtttattcagAGACAACAGTCACAACTCTGGTGACCGAATAATATTCACAcgtgcctttttttttactaaagcAATCGAATTTAGAAGATCTTTGtggattttgtgttttcagatctttttctcaaatatctttttcaaatcaaaaaatgtctcagtctttgtctcATGATTTCATGTTACTTTACCTAGTAACAGTGTCCTTTTACTAAAGAGTATCCAGGAGTCAATGCTACTAGCCCTGTGAAAGTACTGTTAGTTCCCAGCTGTTTATGCTAAGTGCTAACATGAACGTAGCACAATGATAAAAACATCAGTGGGTTAGTTTAGCACAGTATCATGCTCATAGTTTAGCTTTGACTTAAAACATTACTGTCTGATTTTAAATCATCTCTCAAAACTCACTTTTACCAACTTGAATTGATTTTAGCTCATTACCTATATATGTGATGTTATACCCTTTTATTTGACCATTGTTTTATGTCACTTATTGtctttgatgttttgttttcttcattgGTCCGGGTTTGGGAAGCACTTTGTATTGTGAAAGGTATTAAATCAATCAAGTTATGATCAATGATTAGCCctaaacacaaagttcaactgAGTCCGAGGTCATTGGTTTTGCAGGTATTTAATCACAAACCACAACATCAAACTCATAGGGATAaatcctctgggaaccatgaatgtCGGTACAGTTTGTGCCAGTCAGTTAAGTTGATGTTGAGATTTCATTCAGGACTAAAGTGAACgcataaaacaaaatgaatccCAGTGAAGTCATGTTACGATTCTCTTTGCAGAACAACCAGGATGGAAATTTTGATCGTTAAGGAGGAGAACTGCTGATCTGCACCGGAGGGGGCTTCACCAGGGACTCACCAGGATCTGATCCTGTGTCCAATGTGGATCTTTGACATAACTGGATCCAAACTGTCCTAAAGATTATCCTCTAATTGCCATGGGCAATAAAATATGATTCAGCAGTCTCTTCTTGTGATGTCtatattttttcttcatcataaaTCACTtcatttctgtcagacaactcacgtttgatcatgtaatatatttattacaacagatttagtgtttggcgtctaggctccaacttaatcactcccccatatgattacacaggaatgatgggagtgatgagcaaatacttgtaaccccccgttggagcctacaggtggatgctgggcctacaggtggatgctggggtggtggagggactgtagcaacaggtagccatactgcagcagcagtgcgagcaagaggggttgatgggaaatgtccctctggttaaatagaccacctgataaggtgggtgtgtattatagatggttgtggagattgaggtatatcacatgatgtatgtcacatgatgtatgtcacgtgattggcgcagcgcagctcgagttgcctgccagaactagctcgcaggcgtcgccatatttagCATCATTTTGAAGATTGGGTTATGTATGTAGGAGTGAAACAGGTCTGTGACGGACTTGCAATCTGTCCAGGCTGGGATAGGCTCCGGCTCCCCTCTCAACAGAAAAGATGTAAAGATAATGGATAAATGGACATATAGAGTAAAACAGAGGCTAGAATTAGAATAAAATTACTAATGAATAAACAAAGCAGATATCAGgtgaaaggaaagaaaggaaatggGATTTATTGGTTTCTGTAACACAATCTGAGATGCATTCCTTTGTAAAGCAGACTCATAGGGTGAATGATCTGTTGGTCATCTCGGTGCGTGAGCTAATTGTTTACACTCCTTATACTGAGTAACACAGTAgtcaatagtgtgtgtgtgtgtgtgtgagtgtgtgcttgtgtgtgtatgtgtgtgtgtgtgtgtgtgtgtgtgtgtgtgtgtgtgtgtgtttgtggactgactatactttgaattaaaaaaaaatcatggttaaatgcactcATTGTAAGTCGctgaaatgtaatgtgtgtgtgtttgtgtgtgtgcatgtgtgtgtgtgcgtgcgtctgtgtgatATGGACAAAAAAGTGTGAGCAAATAAAGACGTAACACAAAGTGTTGTATCCTGGGGTCAAATGTGGGAGTCACATGACTGAAACCAGGAAATAGAGAAGTGACATTGATCCACAGTCACTTCCTATATCTTCACAGTGGAGCAGGCTTCAATCAACGGACTGATCCAGGATGGAAAAAGACGGCGTGGAAGACGAGTGAGTACAGTCTGTATCATGATACATTACGATGCTGCTGTGTACTTTGTTATCGTCAGCTCGTTAAGGTAAAGTTTGAGATAAGCTACCTGAAGACGGAGGGAGAGCAAACCTGAACCTGGAGACTTAAAAGGAAGGATTAGCAAACAGAGAATTGCACTCATAGACTTTGAGAACTTGGACTATAAAATGTTAATGATTTACCGATCTCACAAACACAGTCTTATGTGCTGATGTCTGCCTTCCTTCAGTTATTATATTTTGTGTAGTAAAGTTTAGGCTTTGTCTGTTCCACTCAGGTCCATCTGGTCCTGTTCATTTAGACTCAGGTTCATTTTGTCCCTGGATCATTTTCATGTTCATGCTGTCACTGCTTCTCCAGGATCGCCACAATTCAGGTCTGTCAGAGTGGAATCTCTGTGGAACTCTTCCTGCACCTGTCACTCATACCTGCAGTAAGTCGTCTATCCATTGATCTGCAACATGAACGTAACCACAATGAAAGTGACTTCTCCCTGAAACTAACATTTTCTTGTGCTTCTTCATTTGGTTGTTTGTCGTGCACTGAGATGAATGTCAACGGGAGCCGAGAAGTATCCTGAGAATCAACATTTTGACTCAACCTGTAAATTATAGGACGTGGATGAACAGAATCACAATATGTAGCACTGCAACAAAACACAAGAGAGCTTTGGATCAAGTGGCATCACTCATGATGTACACAGTGTTGTATGTGAGGCATCTTTTTACAAGATGGCCCCTAGATTCAGAAGATCATCCTGCCACCTCTGTAATATACAGCACAAGTCAATGTATTTGTTCCAGTAGATTTGTTTATGTGTATTGATATATTGTTTTCCAGGTGTTGATTGTAGCGGTGCTGTCCTTCCTCCAGAAGAGAGCATACAGCCTGGCCATCGACCGCAGACTGCCCTTCCTCGGGGGACGTTTTGGCATCGTGGTGTAagtcagcagcaacaacaactaaATCTGTGAAGAGGAAAAATGGAAAAGTTTTTGACAACCACCTCAGCGAAGTAACTATTTGTTTATGAAATGCTGTCATTGTTGTCCCTCAGGCCTTTGGATACTATAGGCAGCCTCAGTAACCGTTGGTCCTATGGGTTTGCTTTTGGTGCAGTTTCCAGCAGcgtcctgctgctcttctctgAAAGTTACATCCCCTTCACCCTCCCAGCCTGGGCTCGAGGTACTCCCTCTGTTATCCATATACACACATCTTTAGCATAAGTAAAGAGTAAAAGAAATGCATTAACTGAAGTGATGTTTGCTGACTGTTCCCCGCAGCTCTCGTGTACCTGGTTGGAGCTTTAGAAGTGGGCATGGTGTATTTCCCTTTCTTTGCTTGTCTGTCCACGCCTTTCCGAACAGTTGGTGCTGTGCTGGGGATACTCTACTCTCTGTCCTGGTGAGTATTTAGCCTACTTATGTATGTTATAGTGACATACTAGTTACATGTATATCACCAAATGTGAAGTCATTCTGCAGGATGGCATTTAGACagcctccaccaaggcccaaaccATCCCCTTGTGAAACCATAATTAAACTCAGTAGATCCAGACtttaatttggatctgcacgAAATTGCGCACATTCATAAAAATCAGCCTCATCAATGTTTGtagttattttcatcaagattgaTGAATTAATAGCTGGTagattgataaaaaaaagacaaaaaataccTTCATCTATTGCAATTTTaaagaaaggggggaaaaatgtaaatgtttcatgaaaatatttttagtagtttttacctgtggacaaacaaacaaaaacacaaaccatcGAACAGGGCAAGAAATATTTAACAAATTCTTTGGCAGAGTTACATGTGGATGACTATATTTTACCacacaaaaataatacatgCCTTGTTTGTAGGATCATCATCACAGTGTGGGACACGTTCACCTGTCCTGATGGTAAGGTAGGTGAGTACTGAATCCCCGCTTGTGGAAGCACATTGTGCCGGCTGCAGTGTGTATCCTCATGAAAAAGCAAATGACTGGAAGACTTTGTGTGGTTTTAAAGATTTTAGGTCCATACCAGAAGGTGATCATCCAGTGGCCGTGcatcctctctctcatcttcctcttggGACGGTTTTTTTACATTCTGGTTAAAGGTGTTCGAATACGGCTGCATTTGGAACAGGAGGTCGGTTTGACTCATGCGTGAAATCTCTGAAGGGATGTGCTGTGATTATAGAAAATGTTtagcttttttctttcttgaatTTTCTGAATGTTTGTGCTGAATCTGCTGCCAGGACCCTGAGGAGCTGATTGGGCAACACCAGGTGCAGCATGTGAAGGGACTGCTGAGGAAAGCACCAGCACACAGgtacaacacacactcatacataccATGCTGCATTCAAGTGGGTTTCTTGTTGTTAGGTTTAAGGGTTAATTTCCTGTTATGAAACCCTCTATTTCAAGTTCTAACTAGTTTAGTATTAATTGTGAAACTTTTAATGCgaacaaaaacataacatgaaAGATGTATTAATGTCTTTTTGACAAGATTTCAGgcaaacatatttttttctctaaGTTCACTATAGTTTAGAAATTACAATTcctatttattatatttgatacgtttattttgttatgttgtgttatcataagtattttttttaatatgataatACAATCAGGATGAAAGTCTGTCTAatcatatgtaaaaaaaaaatgtatattactgTTGTGAGGTAAAGCAGCTCAGTGCAGTCTGGCTTTATATCCAGTGAGGTGTGTTCATGTGCTGCTGGTAAACTTCAGCATCCATACTTTTACAGTTAGTTCCCTTACCGCATTGATATTGTGAGAGTCCGAGTTAGAAAGTTGTTATGTTTAAATTATGctactcctgcagcagctctcgCAATATTTGTAGTTCCAGTGCGAGTATTCAGGTGACACTTGAAAGCAGCCTGGGTCTGTGTACCCACACCTACATATATACACCCACAGGGGTTTTGacctttttgttttacagtgaaCCACTCAGCTGGTTCCAGAGGCGGGTGTATGAGTGGGACCCGCACTTCAAGTTCCCCAACAGGATCATTGGCACTTCCATTATATCCCTCATAGGCCTTTATACGGTAAAGACATCTCTTATGTAAAATCAAATATCTCAACTGTGGGCTTGGGTCAGAACATTTTACCCAGGTAAATAATCTGTGCATGTGCAACAGGGACAGTTGTattaattttctcttttataATGTCTCCAGATGACTATCGCAGACTACACTCTCAGTAATGTGGCTTTTGGCCAAGTGGACAGGTGGAAGAACACATTGCAGCAACTGGTTTCTTCTTGTAACCAGACTGAGGCTCTGGGAGCCATGATACCACAGCTGGAAGAATTCATTGACGTGGCTCGGAGTGAGTGAGTCAGTCTGCACCCCCCATATAGTCTGGTGCTTTCATGGTCGGTGGGATTAATGTGAGATCTGCCCTGCTTCCTCTATTCTTAAATCTTAGTTAGTTTTTCATCTGCTATATATGATGGTCATCACTTAATGAAACACGTTCTAActtctttaactttaacttttttctttattttcagagTCTTGGCTAGCTACCACCATCTTTGCTAGTCTCAACTCTGTTGGGTACACTTTCCATGTATTGGCATGTTACAGGTTAGAGATCCATAACAAATCTAAACTGGAATGTACAGCTAAAAAATGTTATTGTTAAATGTTGGGGAAATTAttaaaaatttataaaaaatatatcatatttaatgATAATTTCTTTACATGTTTTACTAATAATACAGGAAACACTTGAAGAGACTGTGGAGGGGGCAAAAGGGTTTTATTCCTGAGAAGTTTCACAAACCCAGTTCGGCTGTCAGCGtagtaagacacacacacacacacagttgtctaAATATATTAAATGCATTGTTGTTTGCAtctctttgtatttatttttcttatatgATGACATATTTCACACACTCGTTTGGGCAAACAGACTTTTCTCATTGACTTTTACAGGCTTCAATTGCAAGATACTCTGGATGGCAAATCGCGTTTACACTGTGGGGTGAGCTTTTCATGATCCAAGACACGTTTACAACTAACATGTGCAGCATGCTTCCAAAACAGCAAGAGCAGCAGATGTGATCTACATTAGGACTTCCTTTATTCATATTTTGGGACCCAGCTCCAAGTCTCTTTTTCTTGTTTCTACTTAGTGTCTGAAACCACAAAAGGAGGGAAAAGATGaatctttcattctttttttttcttgtgtctTCAAATGTGTcacaaaaatacagaaaattggTCTAAAATATCACAGAGGCAGCTACAAAATACAATATTGCATTAGCTTCAATGATAATTTCATAAGGTGTAGATAGGAGCGATCCCTCTTTACAAGAATCTGCTAACATAATAATTACACTAAATATAGTTGCTCATTAATGCTTCCACTGTATTTTCAAAATATGAAAAGTGATAAAACACAATGAGATATCTGTGCATGACTCTcttatgttttttcttgttttcttttaggCTATCTGATTGTCCATTTTGTCCACTTCCTGATGGCCCTGCTCGTGGCCTATGTGCTGGTTATCCCCATACAGCATGGGAGACAACTGATTATGCTCACCAACCTTGGAATCATTGTGTAAGAGTGCTTTCCCTGTGGTTGTGAATATATGATTGGATGGCTGGATTGAGAGAAAGACACTGTTACTGATagatttttcacttttttctccGCTGTCTCTCAGTCTCACCATCGGCCTGGTAATCGGCCTGGTGATTCTCCAGATTCTTCTGGTGCAGATCTTCTTCCTCCAGGACAAAATATCTCcgacagacaaagacaaacctCTGGCTCTTAACAACAGGTGGGTTTATTAGTGGGCGCCATAAAAACATCAGATGGACACAACACTAAAACTCAGATCATCTATTTGCTTGCAAATACTgtagaaagagggagagatggtAATAAAGCAGtagattaaaaatgttaatttaattatttgctGTGTTATGTGGACTGGCTCAGGATATAATGTGATGACGAATATCTAAAACTTAATTTCCTCataacatttgtgaaagaataaaaaatccttCAGTTCTAAGGGCCCAGTTAAACATAtcacaggtcaaagttcaccaaagtttgACTCCAGGCAAAGCACCAATATGGTATAATAATAGATTAGTATGTGTGACTGTGCCCTGATTCTGTGGCTGGTTCATATGAGTTTCATTCACTCTGCAGTGGAGACAGACGTC
This is a stretch of genomic DNA from Pleuronectes platessa chromosome 3, fPlePla1.1, whole genome shotgun sequence. It encodes these proteins:
- the spink4 gene encoding serine peptidase inhibitor, Kazal type 4, with the translated sequence MTGRAVFLGLLLVCLAADAEETSGLVRKPSCPSTTEIMACPLNLAPVCGSDGITYANECTLCVQRQTTRMEILIVKEENC
- the stra6l gene encoding STRA6-like, yielding MEKDGVEDEIATIQVCQSGISVELFLHLSLIPAVLIVAVLSFLQKRAYSLAIDRRLPFLGGRFGIVVPLDTIGSLSNRWSYGFAFGAVSSSVLLLFSESYIPFTLPAWARALVYLVGALEVGMVYFPFFACLSTPFRTVGAVLGILYSLSWIIITVWDTFTCPDGKILGPYQKVIIQWPCILSLIFLLGRFFYILVKGVRIRLHLEQEDPEELIGQHQVQHVKGLLRKAPAHSEPLSWFQRRVYEWDPHFKFPNRIIGTSIISLIGLYTMTIADYTLSNVAFGQVDRWKNTLQQLVSSCNQTEALGAMIPQLEEFIDVARKSWLATTIFASLNSVGYTFHVLACYRKHLKRLWRGQKGFIPEKFHKPSSAVSVASIARYSGWQIAFTLWGYLIVHFVHFLMALLVAYVLVIPIQHGRQLIMLTNLGIIVLTIGLVIGLVILQILLVQIFFLQDKISPTDKDKPLALNNRKAFHCFNYFFFFYNVVMGISNCIMRLLCSIFVGTWLVSRIDRTIMQRGYESMDAGYSTWIGMIFADHYHNNPVMVCFCQLLVSNKLERHKASVYSTFNNMPSEPPVNSKARRRWMLFYTLLRNPHLILLRKQHLSSSSLLRTSSSPQADMVVRAWVMASLTQPSQVASQSLPEVPVTPAVEC